The following are encoded in a window of Streptococcus pasteurianus genomic DNA:
- a CDS encoding MBL fold metallo-hydrolase, translating to MSENAFKYSILASGSTGNSFYVETPQKRFLIDAGLTGKKITSLLAEIDRKPEDLDAIFITHEHSDHIKGVGVLARRYNLDVYANEKTWQMIDERNMIGKLDFAQKHIFERGKTLTLGDIDIESFGVSHDAVEPQFYRLMKDNKSFVILTDTGYVSDRMAGIIENADGYLIESNHDVEILRSGAYPWSLKQRILSDKGHLSNEDGAGTMIRTIGNRTKKIYLGHLSKENNIKELAHMTMENNLIQADFGVGYDMKVFDTSPEEATPLTKL from the coding sequence ATGTCTGAAAATGCTTTTAAATATAGTATTTTAGCCTCCGGTTCAACTGGAAATTCTTTTTATGTGGAAACACCACAAAAACGTTTTTTGATTGATGCGGGTTTGACTGGTAAGAAAATTACCAGTCTTCTTGCTGAAATTGACCGCAAACCAGAGGACTTAGATGCTATTTTTATTACACACGAACATTCTGACCATATCAAAGGGGTTGGGGTGTTAGCACGTCGTTATAATCTTGATGTTTATGCGAATGAAAAAACGTGGCAAATGATTGATGAGCGAAATATGATTGGAAAGCTTGATTTCGCTCAAAAACATATTTTTGAACGTGGTAAAACATTGACACTTGGTGACATTGATATTGAAAGTTTTGGTGTTAGCCACGATGCCGTTGAGCCACAATTTTATCGTTTGATGAAAGATAATAAATCGTTTGTTATCTTAACAGATACAGGTTATGTTAGTGACCGCATGGCAGGAATTATTGAAAATGCTGACGGTTACTTAATTGAATCAAATCATGATGTTGAGATTTTACGTTCTGGTGCTTATCCGTGGAGTTTGAAACAACGTATCCTATCTGATAAAGGGCACTTGTCAAACGAAGACGGTGCTGGGACAATGATTCGAACCATTGGAAATCGCACGAAGAAAATTTACCTTGGACATTTGAGTAAAGAAAACAATATCAAAGAATTGGCTCACATGACCATGGAAAATAATCTTATTCAAGCTGACTTTGGGGTTGGTTATGACATGAAAGTCTTTGACACCTCACCAGAGGAAGCAACACCATTAACAAAGTTATAA
- the rnc gene encoding ribonuclease III: MQALDTKLQQDFGIVFEDKTLLETAFTHTSYANEHRLLNISHNERLEFLGDAVLQLLISQYLFKKYPKKPEGDLSKMRSVIVREESLAGFSRYCGFDEFIKLGNGEEKSGGRNRDTILGDLFEAFLGALLMDQGVEAVNKFLNQVMIPQVEKGNFERVKDYKTTLQELLQGHGDVTIDYRVSNESGPAHAKVFEVTVYVNDKAKSQGIGKSKKLAEQDAAKNALVLLQ, from the coding sequence ATGCAAGCTTTAGACACAAAACTTCAGCAAGATTTCGGAATTGTTTTTGAAGATAAAACTTTGCTAGAAACAGCCTTTACCCACACTTCTTATGCTAATGAACATCGCCTCCTAAACATTTCACACAATGAACGCTTGGAATTTTTAGGAGACGCGGTTCTTCAACTTTTGATTTCGCAATATTTGTTTAAAAAGTATCCGAAAAAACCAGAGGGAGACTTGTCAAAAATGCGTTCCGTCATTGTACGTGAAGAGTCTCTAGCAGGTTTTTCACGTTACTGTGGATTTGATGAATTTATCAAATTAGGAAATGGTGAAGAAAAATCTGGTGGTCGTAATCGTGATACAATTTTAGGTGACTTATTTGAGGCATTTCTTGGAGCTTTGTTGATGGATCAAGGTGTTGAAGCGGTCAATAAATTCTTAAACCAAGTGATGATTCCACAAGTTGAAAAAGGTAATTTTGAGCGCGTGAAAGATTACAAAACAACACTTCAAGAGTTGTTACAAGGTCATGGTGATGTGACGATTGATTATCGTGTTTCAAACGAATCAGGACCTGCACATGCTAAAGTCTTTGAAGTGACTGTGTACGTTAATGATAAAGCCAAAAGTCAAGGAATCGGAAAATCTAAGAAATTGGCTGAGCAAGATGCTGCTAAAAATGCTCTAGTCTTGCTTCAATAA
- the smc gene encoding chromosome segregation protein SMC has protein sequence MYLKEIEMQGFKSFADKTTIEFDKGVTAVVGPNGSGKSNITESLRWALGESSAKNLRGGKMPDVIFAGTENRKPLNYAQVIVTLDNFDGFIKDAKETIRVERHIYRNGDSEYLIDGRKVRLRDIHDLFMDTGLGRDSFSVISQGRVEEIFNSKPEERRAIFEEAAGVLKYKTRKKETQTKLNQTQDNLDRLDDIIYELETQVKPLERQAQVAKEFLGLEDERKQLHLNILVEDIQADKERLAELNQSLTAITADLAAYYEQRQQFERQNQNLKEKRHQLSEEISRRQEGLLDITRAISDLERQMDLIALESSQKEEKKQAASSQLADLKENQARLTEELTQKEQQLSQLDAKLAQTTADIQALQAELDRFSTDPDQVIEKLREEFVGLMQKEADLSNKLTATIADIDNQKQLLESKSEELAQTQETLAEVKLTAKEALENFEVAREKVKVLLDDYQALHVQIVQAEKDYQLEQTKMFDKLDVIKSKEARKASLESILKNHSNFYAGVKSVLQASSQLGGIIGAVSEHLTFERDYQTALEIALGGSSQHVIVEDEGAAKRSIAFLKKNRQGRATFLPLTTIKPRHLSQQNHSILASSQGFLGVASDLVSFDNRLENIFQNLLGVTAVFDTVDNANKAARALRYQVRIVTLDGTEIRPGGSFSGGANRQNNTTFIKPELDNLMVELQDLQAQQIKQEKRVQELQDALRANKETLASFKAQGEEARFAEQKAELEYQQLAERLNDINQLCERLQESETDGGSHDLESQKTTLEAELAEIAARKQTLTVEIEQIKENKNTITQKVEALRQQVSQAKLTERELLSERKFESANKTRLEVSLAENKAEIAKCEDLLAYHASDNQTESLPTLQKQYDVGVTRKASEEECLVSLRFELEDCEANLEELEEQVAKENQKNEELIRQQAQLEAQINQVSDRLRAFSHDLTEDYHLTLDEAKEASEPIDNMESACQRLQELRRRIKALGPINLDAISQYDEVNERLTFLNAQKEDLVHSKNLLLDTINNMDDEVKTRFQVTFNAIRDSFKQTFTQMFGGGSADLSLTEGDLLTAGVEISVQPPGKKIQSLNLMSGGEKALSALALLFAIIRIKTIPFVILDEVEAALDEANVKRFGDYLNRFDKSSQFIVVTHRKGTMAAADSIYGVTMQESGISRIVSVKLKEAENLVE, from the coding sequence ATGTATTTAAAAGAAATCGAGATGCAGGGCTTTAAGTCCTTTGCAGACAAGACAACCATTGAATTTGACAAGGGAGTTACAGCTGTTGTAGGTCCTAATGGCTCTGGTAAGTCCAATATTACAGAAAGTTTGCGTTGGGCGCTTGGGGAATCTTCTGCCAAGAATTTGCGTGGTGGCAAGATGCCAGATGTCATTTTTGCAGGAACTGAGAATCGTAAACCATTAAATTATGCTCAGGTTATTGTGACCTTGGATAATTTTGATGGCTTCATTAAAGATGCCAAAGAAACGATTCGTGTAGAACGCCATATTTATCGTAATGGCGACAGCGAGTATTTGATTGACGGACGTAAGGTGCGCTTGCGTGATATTCATGATTTATTTATGGATACAGGCTTGGGACGTGATTCGTTTTCTGTAATTTCACAAGGACGTGTCGAAGAAATTTTCAACAGTAAACCGGAGGAACGTCGTGCTATTTTTGAAGAAGCTGCAGGTGTTTTAAAATACAAGACACGTAAGAAAGAAACCCAAACCAAGCTTAATCAAACACAGGATAATTTGGACCGTCTGGACGATATTATCTATGAACTGGAAACACAAGTGAAGCCATTGGAGCGTCAAGCACAAGTGGCTAAAGAATTCCTTGGCTTGGAAGATGAGCGTAAGCAACTTCATTTGAATATTCTGGTTGAAGATATTCAGGCTGATAAGGAGCGTTTAGCAGAATTAAATCAGTCTTTAACAGCTATTACAGCTGATTTGGCAGCTTATTATGAACAGCGCCAGCAATTTGAAAGACAAAATCAAAACTTGAAAGAAAAACGTCATCAATTGTCTGAAGAAATATCAAGAAGACAAGAAGGATTGCTTGATATTACCAGAGCAATTTCTGACCTCGAGCGCCAAATGGATTTGATTGCCTTAGAATCAAGTCAAAAAGAAGAGAAAAAACAAGCTGCAAGCTCGCAATTGGCTGATTTGAAGGAAAATCAAGCGAGATTAACAGAAGAATTGACACAAAAAGAGCAGCAACTCTCACAATTAGATGCCAAATTAGCCCAGACAACAGCTGATATTCAAGCGTTGCAGGCTGAATTAGACCGTTTTTCAACCGACCCAGACCAAGTTATCGAAAAACTTCGCGAAGAGTTTGTTGGGTTAATGCAAAAAGAAGCTGATTTATCGAATAAATTGACAGCAACGATTGCTGATATTGACAATCAAAAGCAATTGTTAGAATCAAAATCAGAAGAATTGGCACAAACACAAGAGACGCTAGCAGAAGTAAAATTAACGGCAAAAGAAGCTTTAGAAAACTTTGAAGTAGCTCGTGAAAAAGTCAAAGTCTTGCTTGATGACTACCAAGCATTACACGTGCAAATTGTTCAAGCCGAAAAAGATTACCAACTAGAGCAAACTAAAATGTTTGACAAACTGGATGTTATCAAATCAAAAGAGGCTCGCAAGGCTAGTTTGGAATCTATTCTTAAAAATCACAGCAATTTCTATGCTGGGGTTAAGTCGGTTCTACAGGCGTCAAGTCAGCTAGGTGGTATTATTGGTGCGGTTAGTGAGCATTTGACATTTGAGCGAGATTATCAGACTGCTCTTGAGATTGCACTTGGTGGGTCAAGCCAGCACGTTATTGTCGAAGATGAGGGAGCGGCTAAACGTTCGATTGCCTTTCTAAAGAAAAATCGTCAAGGACGTGCGACATTCTTGCCTTTAACGACTATAAAACCACGTCACTTATCGCAACAAAATCATTCGATTTTGGCTTCAAGTCAAGGTTTTCTTGGTGTTGCAAGTGATTTAGTTTCATTTGATAATCGTTTGGAAAATATCTTCCAAAATCTTCTTGGGGTAACTGCGGTTTTTGACACGGTTGACAATGCTAATAAAGCTGCGCGTGCGCTTCGTTATCAAGTGCGTATTGTAACACTTGATGGTACAGAAATTCGCCCTGGTGGTTCTTTCTCAGGTGGAGCAAATCGTCAAAATAATACCACATTTATAAAACCTGAACTAGATAATCTTATGGTTGAATTACAAGACTTGCAAGCTCAGCAAATCAAACAAGAAAAGCGTGTGCAAGAACTCCAAGATGCTTTGAGAGCTAATAAGGAAACTTTAGCTAGTTTCAAAGCACAAGGAGAGGAAGCGCGTTTTGCTGAACAAAAAGCAGAGCTTGAATACCAACAATTGGCTGAACGCTTGAACGACATTAACCAGCTTTGCGAACGCCTGCAAGAATCAGAAACAGATGGTGGTTCACATGATTTGGAATCACAAAAAACAACACTTGAAGCAGAATTAGCAGAAATAGCTGCGCGTAAACAAACTTTAACAGTTGAAATTGAGCAAATTAAAGAAAACAAAAATACCATTACGCAAAAAGTTGAAGCTTTGCGTCAACAAGTGTCACAAGCAAAATTAACTGAACGTGAGTTGTTGAGTGAGCGTAAATTTGAATCGGCTAACAAAACACGCTTAGAAGTTAGTTTAGCTGAAAATAAAGCTGAAATTGCAAAATGCGAGGATTTGTTAGCTTACCATGCTAGCGATAATCAGACTGAAAGTCTGCCAACCTTGCAAAAACAATATGATGTGGGTGTTACTAGAAAAGCTAGTGAAGAAGAGTGCTTAGTTAGCCTCCGTTTTGAATTGGAAGATTGCGAAGCTAATTTAGAAGAGCTTGAAGAACAAGTTGCAAAAGAAAATCAGAAAAACGAAGAATTAATTCGTCAGCAAGCGCAATTAGAAGCTCAAATCAATCAAGTTTCTGACCGCTTGCGTGCCTTCTCACATGATTTGACAGAAGATTATCACTTGACCTTGGACGAAGCCAAGGAAGCTAGTGAACCAATTGATAATATGGAAAGTGCATGTCAACGTTTGCAAGAATTGCGCCGTCGTATCAAGGCATTGGGTCCAATTAACTTAGACGCCATTTCACAATACGATGAAGTGAACGAGCGTTTGACATTCCTTAACGCCCAAAAAGAGGACTTGGTTCATTCTAAGAATCTTTTGCTTGATACGATTAATAATATGGATGATGAAGTGAAAACACGTTTCCAAGTGACTTTCAATGCTATTCGTGATTCATTTAAGCAAACCTTTACTCAAATGTTTGGTGGTGGTTCAGCTGATTTATCACTAACAGAAGGAGACTTGTTAACAGCTGGGGTTGAGATTTCCGTGCAACCGCCAGGGAAGAAAATCCAATCACTTAACCTCATGTCCGGTGGGGAAAAAGCCCTCTCGGCTTTAGCTCTGCTATTTGCTATTATCCGCATCAAAACCATTCCATTCGTCATTTTGGACGAAGTGGAAGCTGCGCTTGACGAAGCTAATGTGAAACGTTTTGGAGACTACCTCAATCGCTTTGATAAATCAAGTCAGTTCATCGTCGTTACTCACCGTAAGGGAACAATGGCTGCCGCTGATAGCATTTACGGAGTAACCATGCAAGAATCAGGTATTTCTCGTATCGTTTCTGTTAAATTAAAAGAAGCCGAAAATCTAGTGGAATGA
- a CDS encoding amino acid ABC transporter permease, with protein MFLLTAAASPFALSRWADFFANFGEFAKGFLYTLGMSICALILAFVLGVIFGAMSSSKSRVLKAISRVYVEVFQNTPLLVQFVFVYYGLAIMTNGVIMISTFFTAVLCVGIYHGAYIAEVIRSGIEAVPKGQTEAALSQGFTYSQTMSLIILPQAVRTILPPLTNQVVNLIKNTSTVAIISGADIMFTAKAWAYETTNYVPAFAGAALLYFIMCFPLATWARRKEEENKKSYSL; from the coding sequence ATGTTTTTATTAACCGCAGCTGCGAGTCCATTTGCCCTCTCACGTTGGGCAGATTTCTTTGCCAATTTTGGTGAATTTGCAAAAGGCTTCTTATATACGTTGGGAATGTCTATTTGCGCCTTGATTTTAGCCTTTGTTTTAGGGGTTATCTTTGGTGCGATGTCATCATCTAAAAGTAGAGTTCTAAAAGCAATTTCCCGTGTTTATGTTGAAGTTTTCCAGAATACACCTCTTCTAGTGCAATTCGTTTTCGTTTATTACGGTCTTGCGATTATGACCAACGGTGTTATCATGATTTCAACATTCTTTACAGCTGTTCTTTGCGTTGGGATTTACCACGGTGCTTATATCGCCGAAGTTATTCGTTCGGGGATTGAAGCTGTGCCAAAAGGGCAAACAGAAGCTGCTCTTTCACAAGGATTCACTTATAGTCAAACCATGAGTTTAATTATCCTACCACAAGCGGTACGTACAATCTTGCCACCACTCACTAATCAAGTGGTTAACTTGATAAAAAATACATCAACGGTCGCTATCATCTCAGGAGCAGACATCATGTTTACAGCAAAAGCTTGGGCATATGAAACTACTAACTATGTTCCTGCCTTTGCTGGTGCAGCACTTCTTTACTTCATTATGTGTTTCCCTCTTGCAACATGGGCACGTCGTAAAGAGGAAGAAAACAAGAAATCATATTCACTTTAG
- a CDS encoding amino acid ABC transporter ATP-binding protein: MALIEFKNVEKYYGEYHALRNINLEIEKGQVVVLLGPSGSGKSTLIRTMNALESIDTGSLKVNEHEVSSATAKDLVQLRKEVGMVFQHFNLYPHKTVLENVTLAPIKVLGKSKQEAEAIAEQYLTYVNMWDRKDSFPGMLSGGQKQRVAIARGLAMQPELLLFDEPTSALDPETIGDVLAVMQNLAKEGMNMVVVTHEMGFAREVADRIIFMAEGEILVDTTDVQGFFDNPTEPRAKQFLSKVINHTSDTVSQK; the protein is encoded by the coding sequence GTGGCACTAATTGAATTTAAAAATGTCGAAAAATACTATGGGGAATATCATGCCCTTAGAAATATTAACTTAGAAATTGAAAAAGGTCAGGTTGTTGTACTTCTAGGTCCTTCAGGGTCTGGTAAATCAACACTTATCCGTACAATGAATGCTCTTGAATCTATTGACACAGGGAGCTTAAAAGTAAACGAGCATGAGGTTTCTTCTGCAACAGCTAAAGACCTTGTGCAACTTCGCAAAGAAGTTGGCATGGTATTCCAACATTTTAACTTGTACCCACATAAAACAGTGTTAGAAAATGTGACTTTAGCACCGATTAAAGTTCTTGGCAAATCAAAACAAGAAGCTGAAGCTATCGCTGAGCAATACTTGACTTATGTTAACATGTGGGATCGTAAAGATTCATTCCCAGGAATGCTTTCTGGTGGACAAAAACAGCGTGTGGCAATTGCTCGTGGTTTGGCAATGCAGCCAGAGTTATTACTTTTTGATGAGCCTACTTCTGCTCTTGATCCTGAAACAATCGGTGATGTTCTTGCTGTCATGCAAAATCTTGCCAAAGAAGGAATGAACATGGTCGTTGTCACGCACGAAATGGGATTTGCCCGTGAAGTTGCCGACCGCATTATTTTTATGGCTGAAGGGGAAATTTTGGTAGATACTACTGATGTCCAAGGTTTCTTTGACAATCCAACTGAACCACGTGCTAAGCAATTCTTGAGTAAAGTCATTAATCACACAAGTGATACTGTCTCTCAGAAATAA
- a CDS encoding TVP38/TMEM64 family protein produces the protein MVEAGTQRKNIQILTGIGFIISIGLLIFFKQHPTYFQVGGIFQSSLGQLGFFAPLIFVLLQVVQVVYPIIPGGMTSVIGYIAFGPIWGFIYNFIGIFAGSLLAFGLARRYGETFAKAFVSQETYDKYVGYLDLNDGKFYAKFLGAAFALPGFPDDFLCMVSGLSKMTWKKFITIFLITKPVTLYIYTVVAYKGLNYLLTLFH, from the coding sequence ATGGTAGAAGCTGGAACTCAGAGAAAAAATATTCAAATTTTAACAGGAATTGGTTTTATTATTTCTATTGGATTGTTAATTTTCTTTAAACAACACCCAACATATTTCCAAGTTGGAGGAATCTTTCAAAGTTCCCTTGGACAACTTGGGTTCTTTGCACCGCTTATCTTTGTGCTCTTACAAGTGGTTCAAGTCGTTTATCCGATTATTCCTGGTGGGATGACAAGTGTTATTGGTTACATTGCATTTGGACCTATCTGGGGATTTATTTATAACTTTATTGGTATTTTTGCAGGTTCTCTATTAGCTTTTGGGCTTGCTAGACGTTATGGTGAGACTTTTGCCAAAGCCTTTGTCTCACAAGAAACTTATGATAAGTACGTCGGTTATCTAGACCTCAATGATGGTAAATTTTACGCTAAATTTTTAGGAGCAGCCTTTGCTTTACCAGGATTTCCAGATGATTTCCTTTGCATGGTATCTGGGCTTTCAAAAATGACTTGGAAGAAATTTATCACGATTTTCCTCATTACCAAACCAGTGACGCTTTATATTTACACCGTTGTGGCGTATAAAGGGTTGAACTATTTATTAACACTATTCCATTAA
- the yycF gene encoding response regulator YycF: protein MKKILIVDDEKPISDIIKFNLAKEGYETVTAFDGREAITKFEEENPDLIILDLMLPELDGLEVAKEVRKTSHIPIIMLSAKDSEFDKVIGLEIGADDYVTKPFSNRELLARVKAHLRRTENIETAVAEENASASNSEITIGDLKILPDAFVAQKRGEDIELTHREFELLHHLATHMGQVMTREYLLETVWGYDYFGDVRTVDVTIRRLREKIEDTPSRPEYILTRRGVGYYMKSYE, encoded by the coding sequence ATGAAAAAAATTCTTATCGTGGATGATGAAAAACCAATTTCGGATATTATTAAATTTAATTTAGCTAAAGAAGGTTATGAAACTGTAACGGCTTTTGATGGTCGTGAAGCTATTACAAAGTTTGAGGAAGAAAATCCAGATTTAATTATCCTGGATTTGATGTTGCCAGAGTTGGATGGGCTTGAAGTGGCTAAGGAAGTTCGCAAGACAAGTCATATTCCAATCATCATGTTGTCTGCTAAGGATAGCGAGTTTGATAAAGTTATCGGTCTTGAAATTGGTGCAGATGACTATGTAACCAAACCATTTTCAAATCGTGAATTGTTGGCGCGTGTTAAAGCGCACCTTCGTCGTACAGAAAATATTGAAACAGCAGTTGCTGAAGAAAATGCTTCGGCTTCAAATTCAGAAATCACAATTGGCGACTTAAAAATTTTACCAGATGCCTTTGTAGCACAAAAACGTGGTGAAGATATCGAATTAACACACCGTGAGTTTGAATTGCTTCATCATTTGGCAACTCATATGGGACAAGTCATGACTCGTGAATATCTTTTGGAAACCGTTTGGGGCTATGATTATTTTGGTGATGTGCGTACGGTTGATGTAACGATTCGTCGTTTACGCGAAAAAATTGAAGATACACCAAGCCGTCCAGAATATATTTTGACACGTCGGGGTGTTGGGTACTACATGAAGTCATATGAATGA
- the vicK gene encoding cell wall metabolism sensor histidine kinase VicK, with product MNDTMLQNLTYFEQAILFLLAFVAVYFVYLAIRDYRTSVNIRRLSGKVRELITGKYTEDIIIEKDRDLAELADQLNDLSTVFRLAQENLAQEKNRLASILSYMTDGVLATDRAGNITMINQTALQQLNLEHEEALQMNIVDILGADSTYSYHDLVSKTPEIVLNRRDGTGEFITLRIRFALNRRDSGFISGLIAVLHDTTEQEKEDRERRLFVSNVSHELRTPLTSVKSYLEALDEGALKEDIAPSFIKVSLDETNRMIRMISDLLNLSRIDNQTVQLEVEMTNFTAFMTSILNRFDQIKSQHTISGKQYEIVRDYPIKSIWLEIDPDKMTQVLDNILNNAIKYSPDGGKITVSMKTTETQLIISISDEGLGIPKKDLPLIFDRFYRVDKARSRAQGGSGLGLAIAKEIVKQHKGFIWAQSTYGKGSTFTIVLPYEKDSEIYDEWEDEEE from the coding sequence ATGAATGATACAATGTTACAAAATTTAACTTATTTTGAACAAGCCATTCTCTTTCTTTTAGCATTTGTCGCAGTTTATTTTGTTTATTTAGCGATAAGAGATTATCGAACTTCTGTTAATATTCGACGTTTGAGTGGTAAAGTGCGAGAGCTTATCACAGGAAAATATACAGAAGATATTATTATTGAAAAAGATAGAGACTTAGCTGAGTTAGCTGACCAATTAAATGATTTGTCAACAGTCTTTCGTTTAGCACAGGAAAATTTGGCGCAAGAAAAGAATCGTTTAGCAAGTATCTTATCCTATATGACAGACGGTGTCTTGGCGACTGACCGTGCTGGAAATATCACAATGATTAATCAAACCGCGCTACAACAACTCAATTTAGAGCACGAAGAAGCTTTGCAGATGAATATTGTTGATATTTTAGGAGCTGATAGTACTTATAGTTATCATGATTTGGTGTCAAAAACACCTGAAATTGTCTTGAACCGTCGTGACGGAACAGGTGAATTTATTACTTTACGTATTCGATTTGCTCTAAATCGTCGTGATAGTGGCTTTATTTCAGGGTTGATTGCTGTTTTGCATGACACAACCGAACAAGAAAAAGAAGACCGTGAGCGTCGCCTTTTCGTTTCTAATGTTAGTCATGAATTGCGAACACCATTAACATCTGTAAAATCTTATCTGGAAGCTTTAGATGAAGGGGCACTCAAAGAAGACATTGCGCCAAGCTTTATCAAAGTGTCTTTAGATGAAACAAACCGTATGATTCGTATGATTTCAGACTTACTTAATTTATCGCGTATTGATAATCAGACGGTTCAACTGGAAGTGGAAATGACCAATTTCACAGCTTTTATGACATCAATTCTTAACCGTTTTGATCAAATTAAAAGCCAACATACAATCAGTGGAAAACAGTATGAGATTGTCAGGGATTATCCGATTAAATCAATCTGGCTTGAAATTGATCCTGATAAGATGACGCAGGTTTTGGATAATATCCTTAATAATGCTATCAAATATTCACCAGATGGTGGAAAAATCACAGTTAGCATGAAAACGACGGAAACACAGTTGATTATCTCAATCTCTGATGAAGGGCTTGGTATTCCTAAGAAAGATTTGCCATTGATTTTCGACCGTTTCTATCGTGTGGATAAGGCTCGAAGTCGTGCCCAAGGTGGTTCAGGACTCGGCTTAGCTATCGCAAAAGAAATTGTCAAACAACATAAAGGTTTTATTTGGGCACAAAGTACTTACGGAAAAGGGTCGACCTTTACAATTGTACTTCCTTACGAAAAAGATTCTGAAATTTATGATGAATGGGAGGATGAAGAAGAGTAG
- a CDS encoding amino acid ABC transporter permease yields MSVLTPTNISFILQGLWLTIYISFIAIVLSTLIGTVLAVMRNGKNPILRWISSIYIEFVRNVPNLLWIFIIFLIFQMKSTPAGITAFTVFTSAALAEIIRGGLNGVDDGQTEAGLAQGMTNLQIFIYIIFPQAFRKMLPAIISQFVTVIKDTSLLYSVIAIQELFGKSQILMGRYFEANQVFTLYALIAAIYFVINFTISTISRRLAKKWEKAAE; encoded by the coding sequence ATGTCAGTATTAACACCTACCAACATTAGCTTTATCCTCCAAGGATTATGGCTAACGATTTATATCTCATTTATTGCAATTGTACTATCAACACTTATCGGAACAGTACTTGCTGTCATGCGTAATGGGAAAAATCCGATTCTGCGTTGGATTTCAAGTATTTATATTGAATTTGTCCGAAACGTTCCAAACTTGCTTTGGATTTTCATTATTTTCCTTATTTTTCAAATGAAATCAACACCAGCAGGAATTACTGCCTTTACTGTCTTTACTTCTGCTGCTCTTGCTGAAATCATCCGTGGAGGGCTAAATGGTGTTGATGATGGGCAAACCGAAGCTGGTCTAGCACAAGGGATGACAAATTTACAGATTTTCATTTACATTATTTTTCCACAAGCATTCCGTAAAATGCTGCCAGCTATCATTTCACAATTCGTAACAGTTATCAAAGATACGTCATTGCTATATTCAGTTATCGCTATTCAAGAATTATTTGGTAAAAGCCAAATCTTGATGGGACGTTACTTTGAAGCAAACCAAGTTTTTACACTATATGCTTTGATTGCTGCCATTTACTTTGTGATTAACTTTACCATTTCAACAATTTCACGCCGATTGGCTAAAAAATGGGAAAAAGCTGCCGAATAA
- a CDS encoding transporter substrate-binding domain-containing protein, which produces MKKKLGLAILASLSLILLTLFTGKTTFADSVSEQVKKIQDAGVLKVGVKQDVPNFGYYSAETGKYEGMEVDLAKKIAKKLGVKVSFTAVTAQTREALLDNGQIDILIATYTITEERQASYAISNPYYYDEIGFLVNKSKGYDSIADLDGLTIGVAQGSTTKSAIEEYGEAHNLSFNFVQLGSYPELAISLYANRISAFSVDKSILTGYVSKKTEIIDEGFNTQEYGIAATKSNQSVIDYINDLLADWKADGSLQKLYDKYDLTPAKANDN; this is translated from the coding sequence ATGAAGAAAAAACTAGGTTTAGCCATTTTAGCCAGTCTGTCACTTATTTTATTGACACTTTTTACTGGCAAAACAACATTTGCAGATAGCGTATCTGAACAAGTCAAGAAAATTCAAGACGCTGGCGTTTTAAAAGTCGGTGTTAAACAAGACGTTCCAAACTTTGGTTATTATTCAGCCGAAACTGGAAAATACGAAGGTATGGAAGTTGATTTAGCTAAAAAAATCGCTAAAAAATTAGGGGTTAAAGTTTCATTTACAGCAGTTACTGCTCAAACACGTGAAGCGCTTTTAGATAATGGACAAATTGACATCTTGATCGCAACTTATACCATTACTGAAGAACGTCAGGCTTCTTATGCGATTTCTAACCCTTATTATTATGATGAGATTGGTTTCTTGGTTAATAAATCAAAAGGTTATGATAGCATTGCTGATTTGGACGGTTTGACAATCGGTGTTGCCCAAGGTTCAACAACTAAATCAGCTATTGAAGAATATGGTGAAGCACACAATCTAAGCTTTAATTTTGTTCAACTCGGTTCATATCCAGAATTAGCCATTTCACTTTATGCTAATCGTATCAGTGCTTTCTCTGTTGATAAATCTATCTTGACTGGTTATGTCAGCAAGAAAACAGAAATCATTGACGAAGGGTTCAACACCCAAGAATACGGTATCGCAGCAACAAAATCTAATCAGTCTGTGATTGATTACATCAATGACTTACTTGCTGATTGGAAAGCTGATGGTAGTTTGCAAAAACTTTATGATAAATACGATTTGACGCCTGCAAAGGCTAACGATAATTAA